One window of the Oncorhynchus mykiss isolate Arlee chromosome 5, USDA_OmykA_1.1, whole genome shotgun sequence genome contains the following:
- the LOC110524920 gene encoding protein XRP2, with the protein MGCWFSKKSKRKSPEKEPTTTVEENTTSNNIALSSNATEDPPKQYSWDKREKVDPKDFMLTGLKDATVGRLPGKLNGQQFVIQDCDNCKIFVLDHSATITIDDCTNCCIVMGPVKGSVFFRDCKDIKCVVACQQFRTRDCKKMEVFLCCATQPIIEASTGMKFGCFQYYYPELAFHFKDAGLSIFNNNWSNVHDFTPVSGETNWSLLPEDTVVLDHVPAPDPESEFKSVRISAEASRSIVPMTKGGRRKESDESCLFVFFSGEYTTANARKLIDEASGKGFVLIQTKEVSMRPEDVSRVFQNNAEGLLEWITNGPVTALELNGDGVVEACKSMASDMFSGTKVFVSDNRNTSSRDVDNFFNFADMQMGL; encoded by the exons ATGGGTTGCTGGTTTTCCAAAAAATCTAAAAGAAAATCACCCGAAAAAGAACCTACGACGACGGTAGAAGAGAACACGACCAGCAACAACATTGCCCTCAGCAGCAATGCAACTGAGGATCCACCTAAACAATACAGCTGGGACAAACGTGAAAAG GTTGACCCGAAGGACTTCATGCTAACGGGGCTGAAGGATGCCACGGTGGGCCGTCTGCCAGGCAAGCTGAACGGACAGCAGTTTGTCATCCAGGACTGTGACAACTGTAAGATCTTCGTGTTGGACCACTCCGCCACCATCACCATCGACGACTGCACTAACTGCTGTATCGTTATGGGGCCAGTGAAGGGCAGTGTGTTCTTCAGGGACTGTAAGGACATCAAGTGTGTGGTGGCCTGCCAGCAGTTCAGGACCAGGGACTGTAAGAAGATGGAGGTGTTCCTGTGTTGCGCCACTCAGCCCATCATCGAGGCGTCCACAGGGATGAAGTTCGGCTGCTTCCAGTACTACTACCCCGAGCTGGCCTTCCACTTCAAGGACgcaggcctcagcatcttcaaCAACAACTGGAGCAACGTCCATGACTTCACGCCTGTCTCAGGGGAGACCAACTGGAGCCTGCTGCCTGAGGACACTGTGGTGTTGGACCATGTTCCAGCCCCTGACCCGGAGTCAGAGTTTAAATCAGTCCGGATCTCAGCTGAGGCATCCCGCAGCATTGTGCCTATGACCAAAGGAGGCAGGCGCAAGGAGAGTGACGAGTCCTGTCTGTTTGTGTTCTTCTCTGGGGAGTACACCACTGCTAACGCCCGGAAACTCATtgatgag GCCTCTGGGAAAGGGTTTGTGCTGATCCAGACTAAGGAAGTGTCCATGCGCCCAGAGGATGTCAGCAGAGTGTTCCAGAACAATGCAGAGGGACTCCTGGAGTGGATCACCAACG GCCCAGTGACAGCTCTGGAGTTGAATGGGGACGGGGTAGTGGAGGCCTGCAAGAGCATGGCCAGTGACATGTTCAGTGGAACCAAG GTGTTTGTTTCAGACAACAGAAATACTTCCTCTCGAGATGTGGACAACTTCTTCAACTTTGCTGACATGCAGATGGGCTTGTGA